A stretch of the Staphylococcus sp. NRL 16/872 genome encodes the following:
- a CDS encoding inositol monophosphatase family protein — MSLYDFAKGLVLESGNKIRTMMKEELNIETKSNPNDLVTNVDKATENYIYDAISNNYPEHHVIGEEGHGHDLENIDGVVWVVDPIDGTLNFVHQQENFAISIGIYHNGEPYAGFVYDVMKDVLYHAKVGEGAFENKHPLPSIEDTRLKQSLIGINPNWVTKPKMGPIFSEIVNECRSCRAYGSAALEIVSVSKGQLAAYITPRLQPWDFAGGLIILNEVGGIGSNLLGESLSIAGPNSIVIGNKSVHKEILEGFLNPHKEVLTELHQRFRN; from the coding sequence ATGTCATTATACGATTTTGCTAAAGGCTTAGTATTAGAATCTGGAAATAAAATTAGAACAATGATGAAAGAAGAGTTAAATATTGAAACGAAATCAAATCCCAATGATTTAGTGACAAATGTAGATAAAGCAACTGAAAATTATATCTATGACGCAATATCTAACAATTACCCAGAACATCATGTAATCGGTGAAGAGGGTCATGGACATGATTTAGAGAATATCGATGGTGTTGTATGGGTAGTGGATCCAATTGATGGCACATTAAACTTTGTGCATCAACAAGAGAACTTTGCGATTTCAATCGGGATTTACCACAATGGAGAACCTTATGCTGGTTTCGTTTATGATGTGATGAAAGACGTGCTTTATCATGCAAAGGTGGGTGAAGGCGCTTTTGAAAATAAACATCCACTACCTTCAATAGAAGATACACGATTAAAACAAAGTTTAATCGGTATTAATCCTAACTGGGTGACAAAACCTAAAATGGGACCCATATTCTCAGAAATTGTTAATGAATGTAGAAGTTGTAGAGCCTATGGCAGTGCAGCATTAGAAATTGTGAGCGTATCAAAAGGTCAATTAGCTGCGTATATCACGCCAAGATTACAACCTTGGGATTTTGCAGGTGGGTTGATTATATTAAATGAAGTAGGAGGCATAGGTAGCAACTTATTAGGCGAATCCTTATCTATTGCAGGCCCGAATTCAATTGTTATCGGAAATAAATCAGTGCATAAAGAAATTCTCGAGGGTTTTCTTAATCCTCATAAAGAAGTATTAACTGAATTACACCAACGCTTTAGAAATTAA
- a CDS encoding DUF1054 domain-containing protein translates to MTQYTFSPKDFEVFDVDGLDARMEALDKHVRPQLHQLGDYFAEYLTSQTGETFYAHVAKHARRSVNPPIDTWVAFAPNKRGYKMLPHFQIGLFRDQLFLMYGVMHEGKDKAERVKVFDKHFDELRNLPKDYRVNLDHMKAEKPFIKDFSDDELHQAIDRVKNVKKGEFFVARVLEPTDQHLKTDKDFLSFIKETFDEFLKFY, encoded by the coding sequence ATGACGCAATATACCTTTAGTCCTAAAGACTTCGAAGTATTCGACGTAGATGGTTTAGATGCACGCATGGAAGCACTAGATAAACATGTAAGACCACAACTCCATCAATTAGGAGACTATTTTGCTGAATATCTTACCTCACAAACTGGAGAAACGTTTTATGCTCATGTGGCCAAACATGCACGTAGAAGTGTGAATCCGCCTATTGATACTTGGGTTGCTTTTGCCCCAAATAAACGTGGTTATAAAATGCTACCTCATTTCCAAATTGGTTTATTCAGAGACCAATTATTCTTAATGTACGGTGTGATGCATGAAGGTAAAGATAAAGCAGAACGTGTTAAAGTCTTTGATAAACATTTTGATGAATTAAGAAATTTACCAAAGGATTATCGCGTAAATTTAGACCATATGAAAGCTGAGAAACCATTTATTAAAGATTTTAGTGACGACGAGTTACACCAAGCAATTGATCGTGTTAAGAATGTAAAAAAAGGCGAATTTTTTGTGGCACGTGTACTTGAGCCCACAGATCAACACCTTAAAACTGATAAAGACTTCTTATCATTTATTAAAGAAACTTTTGATGAATTCTTGAAATTTTATTAA